A single region of the Myxococcaceae bacterium JPH2 genome encodes:
- a CDS encoding glycosyltransferase, with translation MRREESRMGRDQPLRLVQFTRSFHIGGTEVQVLELLRGLPPSYRLQVSVLEDVGPLMGTVWKLGYAPQVFSLRGSLAQPNTARQVYRMARWLKQQRIELVHVHDFYSSIVAVPAAKLAGTKVIVGRLDLSHWQGSARRAIHSRMTRLADHVVANAEAIRKMLVEREGLSASRISVIHNGLDLTRFDARVAEGLKGPLPDTGGAPVVVHVANMNHAVKRQEDLLLALAMLRHSGTRLHAYLVGDGPRRPALERTAAELGIADTVHFLRHRTDVPAIYGKATFGVLCSSAEGMSNAVMEGMASGLPMVVTRVGGNTDLIVEGERGRVVEAERPAQLAQVFRQLLANPRKASEMGAAARAFVARELSLERMVRLHDALYRRIARGPDA, from the coding sequence ATGCGGCGTGAGGAGTCGCGGATGGGGCGAGACCAGCCGCTCCGGCTGGTGCAGTTCACGCGCTCGTTCCACATTGGAGGCACCGAGGTGCAGGTGCTGGAGCTCTTGCGCGGCCTGCCGCCGAGCTACCGGCTCCAGGTCTCGGTCCTCGAGGACGTGGGCCCGTTGATGGGCACGGTGTGGAAGCTCGGCTATGCGCCGCAGGTGTTCTCGCTGCGCGGCTCGCTCGCGCAGCCCAATACCGCGCGGCAGGTGTACCGCATGGCCCGCTGGCTCAAGCAGCAGCGCATCGAGCTGGTGCACGTGCACGACTTCTACTCGAGCATCGTCGCCGTGCCGGCCGCGAAGCTCGCGGGCACCAAGGTCATCGTCGGGCGTCTGGACTTGTCGCACTGGCAGGGCAGCGCGCGCCGCGCCATCCACTCACGGATGACGCGATTGGCGGACCACGTGGTGGCCAACGCGGAGGCCATCCGGAAGATGCTCGTCGAGCGCGAGGGGCTGTCCGCCTCACGCATCTCCGTGATTCACAACGGCCTGGACCTGACGCGCTTCGATGCCCGCGTCGCCGAGGGCCTCAAGGGGCCGCTGCCGGACACGGGCGGCGCCCCGGTGGTCGTCCACGTGGCCAACATGAACCACGCGGTGAAGCGGCAGGAGGATCTGCTGCTCGCGCTGGCCATGCTTCGCCACAGCGGGACGCGCCTGCATGCGTACCTGGTGGGAGACGGTCCCCGTCGTCCCGCGCTCGAGCGCACGGCGGCGGAGCTGGGCATCGCCGACACGGTGCACTTCCTCCGACATCGCACCGACGTTCCCGCCATCTACGGCAAGGCAACCTTCGGCGTCCTGTGCTCGTCCGCGGAGGGGATGTCCAATGCCGTCATGGAGGGCATGGCGTCCGGCTTGCCCATGGTGGTGACGCGGGTGGGGGGGAACACGGACCTCATCGTCGAGGGAGAGCGCGGGCGTGTCGTCGAAGCCGAGCGGCCCGCCCAACTCGCCCAGGTCTTCCGGCAGCTCCTCGCAAATCCTCGGAAAGCGAGCGAAATGGGAGCAGCCGCCCGAGCCTTCGTCGCGCGGGAGCTCTCCCTGGAGCGGATGGTGCGGCTGCACGACGCGCTGTACCGGCGGATCGCCCGGGGGCCGGACGCCTGA